From one Candidatus Zixiibacteriota bacterium genomic stretch:
- a CDS encoding PorV/PorQ family protein, translating to MDVRILVKRIIVGWIILLLLVAFFGRVTIAETNAGNTAAEFLLIGAGARPSAMGGAFSAVSEGAVASYWNPAGLTSVETSEFLLSHFAWYQDMTVEYGAYARQMSDRMTLAASVTYFNYGAIDGFDLSGLPTGEISAYDIAGAISLGYKTSEKLSLGLTGKVINQKLDDISATTFAVDFGTKYDLGRIALAGVLTNLGPDISFDGTTENLPAALHLGLAGYPVEDRLLLTADVEKRLHGETVVHQGVEFNHNGQYFLRSGYSYYPSADERNFATGITLGAGLKFNNAAFDYAYTFEEKYSSEDLHRFTIIFQIGP from the coding sequence ATGGATGTTAGGATTCTGGTGAAGAGGATTATCGTAGGGTGGATCATTCTGCTGCTTCTGGTGGCGTTTTTTGGCAGAGTGACAATAGCGGAGACGAATGCGGGGAACACGGCCGCGGAGTTTCTTCTTATAGGTGCCGGAGCGAGGCCCTCCGCAATGGGCGGAGCCTTTTCGGCCGTATCAGAGGGCGCGGTAGCTTCTTATTGGAATCCCGCCGGTCTCACAAGTGTTGAGACCAGCGAGTTTCTTCTGAGTCACTTCGCCTGGTACCAGGACATGACCGTTGAATATGGTGCGTATGCCAGACAAATGTCGGACAGGATGACCCTGGCAGCGTCAGTCACATATTTCAATTATGGCGCTATCGATGGATTCGATTTGAGCGGCCTGCCGACAGGGGAGATCAGCGCCTACGATATTGCCGGCGCGATTTCGCTGGGGTATAAGACGAGTGAAAAGCTGTCCCTTGGCTTGACCGGCAAAGTGATTAATCAGAAACTCGACGATATCAGCGCAACGACTTTCGCTGTCGATTTCGGCACCAAATATGACCTGGGTCGTATCGCTCTTGCCGGTGTGCTGACCAATCTGGGGCCGGACATTTCGTTTGACGGAACCACCGAGAATCTTCCGGCGGCGCTTCATCTGGGTTTAGCCGGATATCCGGTTGAAGACAGGCTTCTGCTCACCGCCGATGTTGAAAAGAGACTTCACGGTGAAACGGTTGTTCATCAGGGGGTAGAGTTTAATCACAACGGCCAATATTTCCTCAGATCCGGTTACAGTTACTATCCGAGTGCCGATGAAAGGAATTTTGCCACTGGAATCACGCTGGGAGCGGGTTTGAAATTCAATAACGCCGCTTTCGATTATGCCTATACGTTCGAAGAAAAATACAGCTCTGAGGACCTTCACAGGTTCACCATAATCTTTCAAATTGGCCCTTGA
- a CDS encoding PEGA domain-containing protein, which yields MTSKKLAFIILAACAIPVSAAGQASMTGDLTVRTDPQGAQVRLSGGARVSGVTPVRFRHLLVGDYELTLKKHGYETYKTRIELDPTRQMEVDIKLSPKTRFKTAVRSLFIPGWGQRYADRKTKGWAFTFLTVAAGVSYLYADDEFDFRFDEFKKIEREYDSLAVDGNIEELRRVQPLLAAAQESAYDAENVRRIVIGVGIGIWALNVIDALFFFPEEKGTFTVKGLTMTPTADSESVGLSISMKL from the coding sequence ATGACGTCAAAGAAACTCGCATTCATCATATTAGCCGCTTGTGCTATTCCTGTTTCCGCGGCGGGTCAGGCCAGCATGACCGGCGACCTTACCGTTCGCACTGATCCCCAGGGAGCCCAGGTTCGACTATCCGGTGGGGCCAGGGTTTCGGGAGTGACTCCGGTTCGCTTCAGACATCTTCTAGTCGGTGACTATGAACTCACTTTAAAGAAGCACGGGTACGAAACATATAAGACCCGAATCGAGCTTGACCCGACTCGTCAGATGGAAGTCGACATCAAGTTATCTCCAAAGACCCGGTTCAAGACGGCCGTCAGGTCACTTTTTATCCCCGGCTGGGGTCAGCGGTATGCTGATCGCAAGACGAAAGGGTGGGCTTTTACTTTTCTGACAGTCGCTGCCGGGGTAAGTTATCTTTACGCCGATGACGAGTTCGATTTCAGGTTCGATGAGTTCAAGAAGATCGAAAGGGAATACGACTCGCTGGCAGTTGATGGAAATATTGAGGAGTTACGCCGCGTTCAACCGCTTCTGGCAGCGGCGCAGGAAAGCGCTTACGATGCTGAGAATGTCAGGCGGATTGTTATCGGGGTCGGTATCGGAATCTGGGCGCTGAACGTAATCGACGCTCTGTTTTTCTTTCCGGAAGAAAAAGGGACGTTTACGGTGAAGGGCCTCACCATGACCCCCACAGCCGATTCTGAAAGTGTCGGGCTGTCCATTTCCATGAAGTTATAG
- the icd gene encoding isocitrate dehydrogenase (NADP(+)) yields MANYKHIQVPKDGKKITVKNKKLQVPDNPIIPVIEGDGTGRDIMKATRRVVDAAVEKAYGGKKKIAWMDVYAGEKAFELYGEWLPDETVKAIKTHLVALKGPLTTPIGGGFRSLNVSLRQILNLYACVRPVKWFKGVGSPVTHPEKLNVIIFRENTEDVYAGIEWKKGTPEAKMVINWLNKTMKRNIRLDSGIGIKPISVTGTRQLVRKAIQHAIKKGLPSVTLVHKGNIMKFTEGAFRDWGYEIAKKEFRSQIVTEDEVWAKYKGKAPKGKVVIQDRIADSIFQQVLTRPDEYSVLATPNLNGDYLSDACAAQVGGLGMAPGANIGDYIGLFEATHGTAPKYADKDVINPSSVILSAVMMLEYLGWDKAGNMIEDAIQKTINKKTVTYDLERQMKGAKKVGTSEFATNIIKNM; encoded by the coding sequence ATGGCAAATTATAAGCATATCCAGGTTCCGAAAGACGGTAAGAAGATCACGGTCAAAAACAAGAAGCTGCAGGTCCCCGACAACCCGATTATTCCGGTAATCGAGGGTGATGGTACCGGGCGCGACATCATGAAGGCTACCAGACGCGTGGTCGATGCGGCCGTGGAAAAGGCATACGGCGGCAAGAAGAAGATTGCCTGGATGGATGTGTATGCCGGTGAGAAAGCCTTTGAGCTTTATGGCGAATGGCTGCCCGATGAAACTGTCAAGGCTATCAAGACCCATCTTGTGGCATTGAAAGGCCCTCTGACGACACCGATCGGCGGTGGGTTTCGCTCGCTCAATGTCTCTCTGCGCCAGATTCTGAATCTGTATGCCTGCGTGCGTCCGGTCAAGTGGTTTAAGGGTGTCGGCTCACCCGTAACTCATCCGGAGAAACTGAACGTCATCATCTTCCGTGAGAATACCGAAGACGTTTACGCGGGCATTGAATGGAAGAAGGGTACCCCTGAGGCGAAAATGGTCATTAACTGGCTCAACAAGACGATGAAACGCAACATCCGTCTGGACTCCGGCATCGGCATCAAACCGATCTCGGTGACCGGTACTCGTCAGCTGGTTCGCAAGGCCATACAACATGCCATAAAGAAGGGACTGCCGTCTGTCACTCTGGTCCACAAGGGTAACATAATGAAGTTCACCGAAGGGGCCTTTAGAGACTGGGGTTATGAGATTGCAAAGAAGGAATTTCGGAGCCAGATCGTAACCGAAGACGAGGTCTGGGCGAAGTACAAGGGCAAGGCCCCTAAGGGTAAAGTGGTCATCCAGGATCGTATAGCAGACTCTATCTTCCAGCAGGTATTGACCCGACCGGATGAATATAGTGTCTTGGCTACGCCGAATCTGAACGGTGACTATTTGTCCGACGCTTGTGCGGCTCAGGTGGGTGGTCTTGGTATGGCTCCCGGCGCCAACATTGGCGACTATATCGGATTGTTCGAAGCCACTCACGGCACGGCCCCGAAGTATGCCGACAAGGATGTCATCAATCCGTCATCGGTGATCCTCTCGGCGGTCATGATGCTCGAATATCTGGGCTGGGACAAGGCCGGCAATATGATTGAAGACGCCATTCAGAAGACGATCAATAAAAAGACGGTCACTTATGATTTAGAGCGGCAGATGAAGGGCGCCAAGAAAGTTGGTACTTCGGAGTTCGCGACTAACATCATCAAGAACATGTAA
- a CDS encoding fibronectin type III domain-containing protein produces the protein MKRYLPLLAVLVVGIGGCDRTIESKDPVRSVPEATPVPYDVEVFINTETVDLQWKVSDSSNIARYRIYVADIEPVDFRIHDSSSNTSATLSNLVINRLYYFKIASVSREGIEGESSIALPLTLGRSSITINSDAEFTNSRSVRIQVNTSATAAQVILSEEADFSGSEFVAFAPERTYTLSEGDGAKTVYARLVYADGSESSEVLSDDIILDTRAEISSVFYAPTGSVFSAGQTITFGLDAGELSGRATVSFTGVSGLRLYDDGTDGDDTADDGVYHGQYVVPVGSNLFEAVVTGNFTDAAGNSAVAVRGEQLLSINTPPDAVEIVLVAGVDSVRFQWTRSEEDDFASYQIYSAANSSVDLADTRVAIINAVEPPSPWYAVAAPAVNTYYRVYVFDQHGASTGSNVVLFEP, from the coding sequence ATGAAAAGATATTTACCTTTGCTGGCAGTTCTTGTCGTAGGTATCGGTGGTTGCGATCGTACCATAGAGTCAAAGGATCCTGTCAGGTCGGTGCCAGAGGCTACGCCGGTGCCATACGATGTGGAGGTATTCATCAATACGGAGACGGTTGATCTCCAATGGAAAGTCTCGGACAGTTCGAATATAGCCCGCTATCGCATTTATGTGGCTGATATCGAGCCGGTGGATTTCAGGATTCACGATTCTTCTTCCAATACGAGCGCGACTTTGAGTAATCTGGTAATCAACCGTCTTTACTACTTCAAAATAGCATCTGTCTCCCGCGAGGGTATTGAAGGTGAATCCTCAATTGCTTTGCCGCTGACTCTCGGACGGTCTTCGATTACGATTAATTCCGACGCCGAGTTCACCAACAGTCGCAGTGTGCGTATCCAGGTGAACACGTCGGCTACTGCGGCTCAGGTGATACTCTCTGAGGAGGCCGACTTCTCGGGATCTGAGTTTGTGGCTTTTGCCCCCGAGCGCACCTATACGCTTTCTGAGGGCGACGGCGCAAAAACGGTCTATGCCCGGCTGGTGTATGCTGATGGTTCGGAGTCGAGTGAGGTTTTATCCGATGATATTATTCTGGACACTCGGGCTGAGATAAGCTCCGTTTTTTATGCTCCGACCGGCAGCGTATTTTCAGCGGGGCAGACAATTACGTTTGGTCTGGATGCCGGTGAACTCTCGGGTCGGGCCACTGTGTCGTTTACCGGTGTCAGTGGTTTGAGATTGTACGACGATGGCACGGACGGGGACGATACGGCCGATGATGGTGTTTATCATGGCCAGTATGTGGTGCCGGTTGGCAGCAATCTTTTTGAGGCGGTGGTCACCGGTAATTTCACCGATGCCGCGGGCAATTCCGCCGTAGCGGTTCGAGGCGAGCAACTGCTGAGTATCAATACTCCCCCTGATGCGGTTGAAATCGTTCTGGTGGCGGGAGTTGACTCCGTTCGTTTTCAGTGGACTCGTAGTGAAGAAGACGATTTCGCGTCTTATCAGATTTATTCGGCGGCAAATTCAAGCGTCGACCTGGCCGATACGAGGGTAGCCATTATCAATGCGGTCGAGCCGCCTTCACCCTGGTACGCGGTCGCGGCTCCGGCTGTTAACACTTATTATCGAGTCTATGTTTTTGATCAGCATGGTGCATCGACCGGTTCCAACGTGGTGCTCTTCGAGCCATAG
- a CDS encoding alpha/beta fold hydrolase, translated as MSKHFTATIVFVLGLMLPSQPARGFQSGETGYVEVPDGQLYYEVAGQGPTMIMLHDGLIHSAVWNHQWENCANRFTMIRYDRRGFGKSPVPTKPYSNVDDLLTLFEKLGIDSAIVIGMSAGARLALDFAVEHQDRITHLILVSPVVRGLPLTDHFLTRGGHQDPAIFSDPVLLLNYYLDEDPYEIYSGNPQVREEAHTLMEGYLNNVDQIFNRLEQAPSYTTLDSLDELDIPALIISGEYDLPDIHANAGAIAAGIRGSERVVLKDCAHRIPMEQPELLSQTVIGFLSGREFFRVMNASGVKPAVNLYRSMHKRDPGIDILSENRLNRMGYEYLLAGKLEDALELFQLNVDLYPQSANVYDSYAEALLAAGDTTGSVANYQKSLKLNPENTNASTALTRLRPGQ; from the coding sequence ATGTCTAAACACTTCACAGCAACAATAGTTTTTGTTTTGGGACTGATGTTGCCATCACAACCGGCCCGCGGCTTTCAGAGCGGAGAAACGGGATATGTCGAGGTCCCCGATGGACAACTGTATTATGAAGTTGCCGGGCAGGGACCAACAATGATAATGCTGCACGACGGTCTTATTCACTCTGCCGTATGGAACCACCAGTGGGAAAACTGCGCAAACCGCTTCACAATGATTCGCTACGATCGCCGCGGATTCGGCAAATCTCCCGTGCCCACGAAACCATATTCTAACGTTGATGACCTGCTGACGCTCTTCGAAAAACTCGGAATTGATAGTGCAATCGTAATCGGTATGTCCGCCGGGGCCCGCCTTGCCCTTGATTTTGCGGTCGAGCACCAGGACCGAATTACTCATCTCATTCTCGTCAGTCCGGTGGTGCGCGGACTGCCTTTAACAGACCACTTTCTCACCAGAGGTGGACATCAGGATCCGGCGATTTTCTCGGACCCGGTTCTTCTCCTGAATTACTATCTCGACGAAGATCCCTACGAGATCTACAGTGGCAATCCGCAGGTCCGCGAGGAAGCCCACACCTTGATGGAAGGTTACCTGAACAACGTTGACCAGATATTCAACAGGCTCGAACAAGCACCTTCTTATACGACTCTCGATTCTCTGGACGAATTGGATATCCCCGCGCTGATTATCTCTGGAGAGTATGACCTTCCCGATATTCATGCCAACGCCGGCGCCATTGCGGCAGGGATCAGAGGTTCGGAGCGGGTAGTACTTAAGGACTGCGCCCACAGGATCCCCATGGAGCAGCCTGAACTGCTGAGCCAGACCGTGATTGGATTCCTCTCTGGCCGGGAGTTCTTCAGAGTGATGAACGCATCAGGCGTAAAGCCGGCAGTGAACCTATACCGTTCCATGCATAAACGGGACCCGGGCATTGACATTCTCAGTGAAAACAGGCTCAACCGCATGGGCTATGAATATCTTCTGGCTGGCAAGCTCGAAGATGCACTTGAATTGTTCCAACTCAACGTGGATCTGTATCCGCAATCCGCCAATGTGTACGACAGCTATGCCGAGGCATTGTTAGCAGCGGGAGATACTACTGGTTCTGTGGCAAACTATCAGAAGTCTCTGAAACTCAACCCTGAGAATACCAATGCCAGTACTGCGCTGACGAGGCTGCGCCCCGGACAATAA
- a CDS encoding sugar transferase, with the protein MFSEYFKGLLFILVTSLFIFAMPMAVTRGGSLKGILMGFGKRFMDIVGSTVGLILTLPFWLVVPILIKLDSPGPVFYSQVRVGVNRRKGQRRVYQKSDVGESRHRERRREDLMGRPFKLHKFRTMVSDAEKESGPVWATKSDPRITRIGKFLRKTRIDEIPQFWNVLKGDMSLVGPRPERPSFVLDLSAKIKGYTNRLNVKPGLTGLAQVENGYDSSLASVVRKVRYDLEYIEKRSFWTDIRILLKTVVVVITGKGAC; encoded by the coding sequence TTGTTCTCGGAATATTTTAAGGGATTGCTGTTTATCCTGGTGACTTCGCTTTTCATCTTTGCCATGCCGATGGCGGTGACCAGGGGGGGCAGCCTTAAGGGGATATTGATGGGATTTGGAAAGAGATTCATGGATATTGTGGGCTCGACAGTCGGGCTGATTCTCACATTGCCGTTTTGGCTTGTCGTACCCATACTGATAAAACTCGATTCTCCCGGTCCGGTGTTTTACTCGCAGGTCAGGGTTGGAGTTAACCGTCGTAAAGGTCAGCGTCGCGTTTATCAGAAGTCCGATGTAGGGGAGAGTCGCCATCGGGAGCGTCGCCGTGAAGATCTTATGGGCCGCCCGTTCAAGCTTCACAAGTTCCGTACGATGGTGAGTGATGCTGAGAAAGAATCGGGACCGGTGTGGGCCACCAAGAGTGATCCGCGAATAACCCGGATTGGTAAGTTTTTGCGCAAGACGAGAATAGATGAAATCCCCCAGTTCTGGAATGTGCTGAAGGGTGATATGTCGTTGGTGGGTCCCAGGCCGGAACGTCCGAGCTTCGTGCTGGATTTGTCTGCCAAGATAAAAGGATATACTAATCGCTTGAATGTCAAGCCGGGTCTTACGGGATTGGCTCAAGTGGAGAATGGTTATGACTCTTCCCTGGCGTCGGTGGTACGCAAAGTACGCTATGACCTTGAGTATATTGAAAAAAGGTCATTTTGGACCGACATCAGGATTCTGCTTAAGACAGTGGTGGTTGTGATTACCGGCAAGGGCGCCTGTTAA